In the genome of Dermacentor silvarum isolate Dsil-2018 chromosome 1, BIME_Dsil_1.4, whole genome shotgun sequence, one region contains:
- the LOC119442705 gene encoding sex-determining region Y protein-like, with translation MAVPDEASLPAVVGASLSREVQHCYQRRSHVPPPPSALMQFAQEKRRSVAAMKAKENNRRVSSRITKMQRPLRAADKEPLHRKLAEAVAVHRRKYPDYAHHPREGRRRKEQERIAKQVTSKLKNASSWDKEQQPTTCTVAAQGRSSPKFQQQLHPPRLPPTPSSKHRGTISAARVGASGVRQGTVASMTMDNVPATTKDLEGQVVPVKVGALRALA, from the coding sequence atGGCAGTTCCCGATGAGGCCTCGCTTCCCGCCGTGGTGGGTGCATCGTTGAGCAGGGAGGTGCAACACTGCTACCAGCGGCGATCGCACGTTCCGCCACCGCCAAGTGCTTTGATGCAGTTCGCACAGGAAAAGAGGCGTTCGGTGGCCGCCATGAAGGCGAAAGAAAACAACCGGCGCGTTAGCAGCCGCATAACAAAGATGCAGCGTCCTCTCCGCGccgccgacaaggagcccctcCACCGCAAGCTAGCCGAAGCAGTCGCCGTCCACCGAAGGAAGTACCCGGACTACGCGCACCACCCGCGTGAGGGCCGCCGGCGCAAGGAGCAAGAACGCATTGCCAAGCAGGTTACCAGCAAGCTGAAGAACGCCAGTTCCTGGGACAAGGAGCAGCAGCCGACAACTTGCACGGTCGCGGCCCAGGGTCGAAGCAGCCCGAAGTTCCAGCAGCAGCTGCATCCACCACGACTGCCGCCGACGCCAAGCAGCAAACACCGTGGTACCATCAGTGCTGCTCGAGTCGGCGCTTCGGGCGTACGTCAGGGAACTGTGGCTTCTATGACGATGGACAATGTCCCGGCCACGACCAAGGATCTCGAAGGACAAGTGGTGCCTGTAAAGGTGGGTGCCTTAAGAGCCTTGGCTTAA